From Solidesulfovibrio carbinoliphilus subsp. oakridgensis, the proteins below share one genomic window:
- a CDS encoding DUF2092 domain-containing protein, translating to MRHFSLILGLLVWLAAAPALAATGEQDPPPAPEAASPSTTDQQAPAPAATGQQPPAPDIAPEAAAPVQAMCGLLKSKQSFTFTAEVSSEQVYPNGQTVQLTRNVEMAIRRPDKLYARISGDDRDRVFVYDGKTVVVADLDRGVYAMVDAPPTIDATLDMLSDKYDIHAPLADLLYADPCAVMLQTVRTGDCVGAHTAEGKTCDHLVFSQKESDWQLWVEKGKAPLPRKLVINDKQVMGWPQFSATFSQWDLNPRLPAGLFTFKPQQDARQIDFMPLVSGQGETTK from the coding sequence ATGCGCCACTTCAGTTTGATCCTCGGCCTGCTCGTCTGGCTTGCCGCCGCCCCGGCCCTGGCCGCGACCGGGGAACAAGACCCGCCGCCCGCTCCCGAGGCTGCGTCCCCGAGCACCACGGACCAGCAGGCCCCGGCCCCGGCCGCGACGGGGCAACAGCCCCCGGCCCCGGACATCGCGCCCGAGGCGGCCGCCCCTGTCCAAGCCATGTGCGGACTTCTCAAGTCAAAACAATCGTTCACCTTCACGGCCGAGGTTTCCTCCGAGCAGGTCTATCCCAACGGACAGACCGTGCAGTTGACCCGGAACGTCGAAATGGCCATCCGGCGTCCGGACAAGCTCTACGCCCGGATCTCCGGCGACGACCGCGACCGGGTTTTCGTCTACGACGGCAAGACCGTGGTCGTGGCCGACCTCGACCGGGGCGTCTACGCCATGGTCGACGCGCCGCCGACCATCGACGCCACCCTGGACATGCTGTCCGACAAATACGACATCCATGCCCCCCTGGCCGACCTGCTCTACGCGGACCCGTGCGCGGTCATGCTCCAGACCGTGCGCACCGGCGACTGCGTGGGAGCGCACACGGCCGAGGGCAAGACTTGCGACCACCTGGTCTTTTCCCAGAAGGAGTCGGACTGGCAGCTGTGGGTCGAGAAGGGCAAGGCCCCGCTGCCGCGAAAGCTCGTCATAAACGACAAGCAGGTCATGGGCTGGCCCCAGTTCTCGGCCACCTTTTCGCAGTGGGACCTGAACCCGCGCCTGCCGGCCGGGCTTTTCACCTTCAAGCCGCAGCAGGATGCGCGGCAGATCGATTTCATGCCCCTGGTGTCCGGCCAGGGCGAAACCACCAAGTGA
- a CDS encoding glycosyltransferase translates to MASVTIVIPTFNQMPYLPACVDRCLFQTHPDLEIVIVDGGSTDGTKAYLAGLPARIASATASPVARMQEDGDIVREEILTCPQGRRLTIVACDRDIGPTRTYNEGFARATGEFCTYVPGDDLPYPHMVEELATALIETGADFAYADQDVVEDDGRVFRRMTFPDFDFKACLADWFHLGVCKLYRTRLHRTVGLMDEAYQSANDYDHYLRFAMAGAKFVHVPRVLYGVRRHGPNRPTGQHAPARYERLLEESRQCARRARDFLQSRKPTGNPAP, encoded by the coding sequence GTGGCCAGCGTCACCATCGTCATTCCGACCTTCAACCAGATGCCCTACCTGCCGGCCTGCGTGGACCGGTGCCTGTTCCAGACCCACCCGGACCTGGAAATCGTCATCGTGGACGGCGGTTCCACCGACGGCACCAAGGCCTACCTCGCCGGACTGCCGGCCCGGATCGCCTCGGCCACGGCCAGCCCGGTGGCGCGCATGCAGGAGGACGGGGACATCGTGCGCGAGGAAATTTTGACCTGCCCGCAAGGCCGCCGGCTGACCATCGTCGCCTGCGACCGGGACATCGGCCCGACCCGGACCTACAACGAAGGCTTTGCCCGGGCCACCGGAGAATTTTGCACCTACGTGCCGGGCGACGACCTGCCCTACCCGCACATGGTCGAGGAACTGGCGACGGCGCTTATCGAGACGGGCGCGGATTTCGCCTACGCCGACCAGGACGTGGTCGAGGACGACGGCCGGGTCTTTCGGCGCATGACCTTCCCGGATTTCGATTTCAAGGCCTGTCTAGCCGACTGGTTCCACCTCGGGGTCTGCAAGCTCTACCGGACACGGCTCCACCGGACCGTCGGGCTCATGGACGAGGCTTACCAGAGCGCCAACGACTACGACCACTATCTGCGTTTCGCCATGGCCGGGGCCAAATTCGTCCACGTGCCGCGCGTCCTTTACGGCGTCAGGCGCCACGGCCCGAACCGGCCGACCGGCCAGCACGCGCCGGCCCGTTACGAGCGGCTTCTGGAGGAATCCCGCCAGTGCGCCCGGCGGGCCAGAGACTTTCTGCAAAGCCGGAAGCCCACCGGCAATCCCGCGCCATGA